In Streptomyces sp. DG2A-72, one genomic interval encodes:
- a CDS encoding LacI family DNA-binding transcriptional regulator has product MTVSNVINDRPGAAEPTRQRILDVARRLGYTPPTRNGRHGRTGLIGVFTLDLTGQYSLEIVRGIAEEIADDQRELLLNASLDAARERERISLFAGGLVDGLLLIAPSSHRQRNKRSRPAICRSWSSIRAASTWTCPG; this is encoded by the coding sequence ATGACCGTCTCCAATGTCATCAACGACCGCCCCGGAGCGGCGGAGCCGACTCGGCAGCGCATCCTGGACGTCGCGAGACGACTCGGCTACACCCCACCCACCCGCAACGGCAGGCACGGCCGCACCGGCCTCATCGGCGTATTCACCCTGGACCTCACCGGCCAGTACAGCCTCGAAATCGTGCGCGGCATCGCCGAGGAAATCGCCGACGACCAACGCGAACTGCTCCTGAACGCCTCCCTCGACGCCGCCCGCGAACGCGAACGCATCTCCTTGTTTGCCGGCGGCCTTGTCGACGGACTGCTGCTCATCGCCCCGTCCTCTCACCGGCAACGGAACAAGCGATCGAGGCCGGCGATCTGCCGGTCGTGGTCATCGATCCGCGCCGCCTCGACCTGGACCTGCCCAGGGTGA